A single genomic interval of Streptomyces sp. BA2 harbors:
- a CDS encoding ImmA/IrrE family metallo-endopeptidase translates to MHSTGTPEHRTGPGRLIPGRVSTAVRKRLAWSMEERRAARLIYKELALEPDAGLMDLVEAVGKKRGRPIEIVQRSLSPQATGMCLPGKEGDRIVITTNTSPHHQRFILGHELFHLLEGEDDDDCVSGHHFQGSDALESELTSLPPGLVDDVMSGPVFFRTTFERKAEWRAEAFGTVAALQLTGKKGAGSLTSAFANRRFH, encoded by the coding sequence ATGCATTCCACCGGCACCCCCGAGCACCGCACCGGCCCAGGCCGCCTGATCCCCGGCCGGGTCTCCACGGCCGTGCGCAAACGCCTCGCCTGGAGCATGGAAGAACGTCGCGCAGCGCGCCTCATCTACAAGGAACTCGCGCTGGAACCCGACGCCGGGCTCATGGACCTGGTCGAGGCCGTCGGGAAGAAGCGCGGCCGCCCCATCGAGATCGTCCAGCGCTCTCTGAGCCCACAGGCGACGGGCATGTGCCTGCCGGGGAAGGAGGGCGACCGTATCGTCATCACCACCAACACCAGCCCGCACCACCAGCGCTTCATCCTGGGCCACGAGCTCTTCCACCTGCTCGAGGGTGAGGACGACGACGACTGCGTCAGCGGGCACCACTTCCAGGGCTCCGACGCCCTGGAGAGCGAACTGACCTCCCTGCCACCCGGGTTGGTGGACGACGTCATGAGCGGCCCCGTCTTCTTCCGTACGACATTCGAGCGCAAGGCGGAGTGGCGCGCGGAGGCCTTCGGGACCGTCGCCGCGCTGCAACTGACCGG
- a CDS encoding cytochrome P450, translating to MVPITLDGVFAWLVIGYQEAKVVMREGVAYSRSPRPWRPRSPVPADWSLALHTQERPNALFATGEEHTRLRGALTRSLGRTRPGTVRRYTRDRANRLIDQFCETGSADLVAQYAAQLPLMVLMRIFGFSEQAAQQLVTALPALLDGGEEAQQANQQIMSVIEGHIAYRRRELGADAIAWLIEEDTARSTDEIARSNEEIREQVWLTLASAMGAMGNWISNGLERQVNSAQMRNDVNHGLADIEGAMRATLWEQPPLQRVIGRWATRDARLGEQDIAAGDMLVLDLAAVNQDPCMGSDAERAAMAAHSEANLPYGAGEHECPFPDLAEAIAVTAVDCLLQRLPDVRLADGASLTWRPSVIVRALEALPVRFAPTARSASEVPLHA from the coding sequence GTGGTCCCCATCACCCTGGACGGGGTGTTCGCCTGGCTGGTCATCGGCTACCAGGAGGCGAAGGTCGTGATGCGCGAGGGGGTGGCCTACAGCCGCAGCCCTCGGCCCTGGCGGCCGCGCAGCCCGGTACCCGCCGACTGGTCCCTGGCGCTGCACACGCAGGAGCGGCCCAACGCCCTGTTCGCCACAGGGGAGGAACACACACGGTTACGCGGAGCCCTCACCCGCAGTCTGGGCCGTACCCGGCCCGGGACCGTACGCCGCTACACGCGCGACCGCGCGAACCGCCTGATCGACCAGTTCTGCGAGACCGGGAGCGCGGACCTCGTCGCCCAGTACGCGGCGCAGCTGCCCCTCATGGTCCTGATGCGGATCTTCGGGTTCTCGGAGCAGGCGGCGCAGCAGCTGGTGACCGCCCTGCCCGCACTCCTGGACGGCGGAGAGGAGGCGCAGCAGGCCAACCAGCAGATCATGAGCGTCATCGAGGGCCACATCGCCTACCGGCGGCGGGAGCTCGGTGCCGACGCGATCGCCTGGCTCATCGAAGAGGACACGGCCCGGAGCACGGACGAGATCGCCCGCAGCAACGAGGAGATCCGCGAGCAGGTGTGGCTCACGCTGGCCTCCGCCATGGGCGCCATGGGGAACTGGATCTCGAACGGCCTCGAACGGCAGGTCAACAGTGCGCAGATGCGCAATGACGTGAACCACGGCCTCGCCGACATCGAGGGGGCCATGCGGGCCACGCTGTGGGAGCAGCCCCCGCTGCAGCGCGTCATCGGCCGCTGGGCCACGCGGGACGCCCGCCTGGGTGAGCAGGACATCGCGGCCGGCGACATGCTCGTGCTCGACCTGGCCGCCGTCAATCAGGACCCGTGCATGGGGTCGGACGCCGAGCGCGCCGCGATGGCCGCCCACAGCGAGGCCAACCTCCCTTACGGCGCGGGGGAGCACGAGTGCCCGTTCCCCGACCTGGCGGAGGCGATCGCGGTGACAGCGGTCGACTGCCTGCTGCAGCGGCTGCCCGACGTCCGCCTCGCCGACGGCGCGTCCCTGACGTGGCGCCCGTCCGTCATCGTTCGCGCCCTGGAGGCCCTGCCCGTCCGCTTCGCCCCGACCGCCCGATCCGCCTCGGAGGTCCCCCTTCATGCCTGA
- a CDS encoding cytochrome P450 family protein, whose translation MPDLTPPQVTLLDPRDLVVAEGRGLRDRGPVVRVRLTGDVEVWATGDHATAREVLTHPDFRKNPAHWQAYTDGEVPDSWPLLELITLSGMLNADGVDHTRLRKLVGKAFTPRRIEALRPRVEEIVQRLTDDLAAEPGPVDLRQAFALPLPMAIICSLFGLGLDKSEQLADNFAALHDESRAEEAPAAKTGLVSVISELISEKSAAPGDDLTSALIAAHGDGQGSLSEKELTETLLLFLFAGHETTANLIGNAVVNLARHPEQLALARESDAWAAVIDETLRRDSPVRTVMFYYAAKDVTLSGTEIKAGQAVVIHVAATGRDARQFGPTAEEFDVLREAAASHLGFSHGVHYCIGAPLAKMVGATGLRALHSRFDVELAAEPEPVASYSSNAAGALPVLLRSRTAV comes from the coding sequence ATGCCTGACCTGACGCCGCCTCAAGTGACCTTGCTCGACCCGCGCGACCTCGTCGTGGCCGAGGGGCGCGGCCTCAGGGACCGGGGCCCGGTGGTGCGGGTCCGGCTCACCGGCGACGTGGAGGTGTGGGCCACCGGGGACCATGCCACCGCGCGCGAGGTGCTCACCCACCCGGACTTCCGCAAGAATCCGGCGCATTGGCAGGCGTACACCGACGGTGAGGTGCCCGACAGCTGGCCCTTGCTGGAACTGATCACCCTCTCCGGCATGCTGAACGCGGACGGCGTGGACCACACCCGGCTGCGGAAACTGGTGGGCAAGGCCTTCACGCCGCGCCGGATCGAGGCACTGCGGCCGCGCGTCGAGGAGATCGTCCAGCGCCTTACCGACGACCTGGCTGCCGAGCCCGGCCCGGTCGACCTGCGGCAGGCGTTCGCTCTCCCGCTGCCGATGGCCATCATCTGCAGCCTGTTCGGGCTCGGTCTGGACAAGAGCGAGCAGCTCGCCGACAACTTCGCGGCCCTGCACGACGAGAGCCGCGCCGAGGAGGCGCCGGCGGCAAAGACGGGTCTCGTGTCCGTGATCAGTGAGCTGATCTCCGAGAAGTCCGCGGCGCCCGGCGACGATCTGACCTCGGCCCTCATCGCCGCCCACGGCGACGGACAAGGCAGCCTCAGCGAGAAGGAGTTGACGGAGACCCTGCTCCTTTTCCTCTTCGCGGGGCATGAGACCACCGCCAACCTCATCGGCAACGCGGTGGTGAACCTGGCCCGCCATCCCGAACAGCTCGCCCTGGCCCGCGAGTCGGACGCATGGGCGGCCGTCATCGACGAGACGTTGCGCCGCGACAGCCCGGTCCGCACGGTGATGTTCTACTACGCCGCGAAGGACGTGACCCTCTCGGGCACGGAGATCAAGGCAGGGCAAGCCGTGGTGATCCATGTCGCGGCCACCGGGCGCGACGCGCGGCAATTCGGCCCGACAGCCGAGGAGTTCGACGTACTGCGCGAGGCGGCGGCCTCCCATCTCGGGTTCTCCCATGGTGTCCACTACTGCATCGGGGCTCCACTGGCGAAGATGGTGGGCGCGACCGGCCTGCGGGCCCTCCACAGCCGGTTCGACGTCGAACTCGCCGCCGAGCCGGAGCCGGTGGCCTCCTACTCGTCCAACGCCGCCGGGGCTCTGCCGGTTCTGCTGAGGAGCCGGACAGCGGTCTAG